One Brassica napus cultivar Da-Ae chromosome C4, Da-Ae, whole genome shotgun sequence genomic region harbors:
- the LOC106391437 gene encoding BEL1-like homeodomain protein 1, with product MAAYFHGNPPEISAGPDGGLQTLILMNPTTYVQYTQQDDDSNNNNNSNNNANNNNSFVFLDSHAPPQNASQQFVGIPLSGHEAASITAADNISVLHGYPPRVQYSLYNSHQVVDPTHQQAACETPRAQRGLSLSLSSQQQQQQQHQTLHHVGFGSGPGEDIRVGPGSTGSGVTNGIANLVSSKYLKAAQELLDEVVNADSKDINTKSQLFSSKKGTSGTDNKAVGESSTGAGEGSGGGGEASGKRTVELGTAERQEIQMKKAKLSSMLHEVEQRYRQYHQQMQMVISSFEQAAGIGSAKSYTSLALKTISRQFRCLKEAIAGQIKAANKSLGEEDSVSGVGRLEGSRLKFVDHHLRQQRALQQLGMIQHPSNNAWRPQRGLPERAVSVLRAWLFEHFLHPYPKDSDKHMLAKQTGLTRSQVSNWFINARVRLWKPMVEEMYTEEMKEQGKNMGSMEKTPNMDQNNEDSASKSTSNQEKSPMGGGGGADNYHMNPNHNGDLEGVTGMQGSPKRLRTSEETMMQPINADFSSNEKLTMKILEERQGLRSDGGYPFMGNFGQYQMDEMSRFEVSVSDQELLAQRYSGNNNGVSLTLGLPHCDSLSSTHHQGFMQTHHGIPIGRRVKIGEADDYGAAALNGGGGSAATVHSSAAAAAAYNGMNIQNQKRYVAQLLPDFVA from the exons ATGGCTGCCTACTTCCACGGAAACCCACCGGAGATCTCAGCCGGACCCGACGGTGGTTTACAGACGTTGATCCTCATGAATCCAACGACCTACGTTCAATACACTCAACAAGACGACGactcaaacaacaacaacaatagcaACAACAAcgctaacaacaacaacagtttTGTCTTCCTCGATTCTCACGCGCCGCCGCAAAACGCGAGCCAGCAGTTCGTTGGAATACCACTCTCAGGCCACGAAGCTGCTTCCATTACAGCCGCCGACAACATCTCTGTACTTCACGGATACCCTCCGCGCGTGCAGTACAGCCTCTACAACAGCCACCAAGTGGTGGATCCCACTCACCAGCAAGCCGCGTGTGAGACTCCACGCGCGCAGCGAGGCTTGTCTTTGAGTCTCTCGTCtcaacagcagcagcaacaacaacaccagACTCTCCATCACGTCGGGTTCGGGTCCGGACCAGGAGAGGACATACGGGTCGGCCCAGGCTCTACAGGATCGGGAGTAACGAACGGGATAGCGAATCTTGTGAGCTCCAAGTACTTGAAGGCAGCGCAAGAGCTTCTAGACGAAGTAGTCAACGCTGATTCTAAAGACATCAACACTAAATCCCAACTCTTCTCATCGAAGAAAGGTACCAGTGGTACTGATAATAAAGCTGTCGGAGAATCTTCCACCGGCGCCGGAGAAGGTtctggtggtggaggagaagcTTCCGGGAAACGTACGGTGGAGCTAGGAACGGCGGAGAGGCAGGAAATACAGATGAAGAAAGCAAAGCTTAGTAGTATGCTTCACGAG GTGGAGCAGAGATACAGACAGTATCACCAACAGATGCAGATGGTTATCTCATCGTTCGAGCAAGCGGCAGGAATAGGTTCCGCTAAGTCATACACGTCGCTCGCACTGAAGACCATATCAAGACAGTTCAGGTGCTTGAAAGAAGCCATCGCTGGTCAGATAAAAGCGGCCAATAAGAGCCTTGGGGAGGAAGATTCTGTCTCTGGAGTTGGGAGGCTTGAAGGGTCGAGGCTCAAGTTCGTAGACCATCACTTGAGACAGCAGAGAGCTCTTCAGCAACTTGGAATGATTCAACATCCTTCCAATAATGCTTGGAGACCTCAACGTGGTCTCCCCGAACGAGCCGTCTCAGTCCTCCGTGCTTGGCTCTTTGAACACTTTCTTCACCC ATACCCTAAGGATTCGGACAAGCACATGCTAGCCAAGCAAACAGGTCTCACTAGGAGCCAG gtCTCGAACTGGTTTATAAACGCTAGAGTTCGGCTATGGAAGCCAATGGTGGAAGAGATGTACACGGAGGAGATGAAAGAGCAGGGAAAGAACATGGGATCCATGGAGAAGACACCTAATATGGATCAAAACAACGAAGATTCTGCTTCTAAATCAACAAGTAACCAAGAGAAGAGTCCcatgggaggaggaggaggcgctGACAATTACCATATGAATCCTAATCATAATGGTGACCTAGAAGGCGTTACTGGAATGCAAGGAAGTCCCAAGAGGCTAAGAACAAGCGAAGAGACAATGATGCAGCCTATAAATGCGGATTTCAGCTCCAACGAGAAGCTCACAATGAAAATTCTAGAAGAAAGGCAAGGGCTAAGATCAGACGGTGGATACCCTTTCATGGGGAACTTCGGACAATACCAAATGGATGAGATGTCAAGGTTCGAAGTATCTGTGTCGGACCAGGAGCTCTTAGCACAAAGGTATTCAGGGAACAACAATGGCGTGTCACTCACTTTAGGGTTACCTCACTGTGATAGCTTGTCGTCCACGCATCATCAGGGTTTCATGCAGACTCACCATGGGATTCCGATAGGGAGAAGGGTGAAAATAGGAGAAGCAGATGATTATGGAGCCGCCGCCTTAAACGGTGGCGGAGGCTCGGCCGCAACCGTGCATTCATCAGCCGCAGCAGCCGCTGCTTACAATGGGATGAACATACAGAATCAGAAGAGATATGTGGCTCAGTTATTGCCTGACTTCGTTGCTTAA
- the LOC106391435 gene encoding E3 ubiquitin-protein ligase PUB23-like, with translation MDEEIEIPPFFLCPISLEIMKDPVIVSTGITYDRDSIEKWLFSGKKNSCPVTKQDITDADLTPNHTLRRLIQSWCTLNASYGVERFPTPRPPICKSEIEKLIKDSASSHQNQVKCLKRLRQIVSENKTNKRCLEAAGVPEFLATIVSNNESQNVFDSSMSLTDEALSLLYHLETSETVLKNLLNKKKGRDIVSSLINIMQRGMYESRAYATLLLKNILEVAEPMHIMNLKPLVFTEVVQILEDRISHKATKAALHILVNICPWGRNRHKAVEAGAIYVMIELLMDESFSSDRRGPEMAMVVLDLLCQCAEGRAEFLNHGAAIAVVCKKILRISQTASDRAVRVLLSVGRFCATPALLHEMLQLGVVSKLCLVLQVNCGSKTKEKAKELLKLHARVWKDSPCLPRNMILAYPS, from the coding sequence ATGGATGAAGAGATCGAGATTCCTCCTTTCTTTCTTTGCCCAATCTCTCTAGAGATCATGAAAGATCCGGTGATAGTCTCTACGGGAATAACCTACGATAGAGACAGCATCGAGAAATGGCTCTTTTCAGGCAAGAAGAACTCGTGTCCGGTCACCAAACAAGACATAACCGACGCAGATCTCACCCCAAACCACACTCTTCGACGTCTCATCCAATCTTGGTGCACTTTAAACGCATCCTACGGCGTGGAGAGGTTCCCGACCCCGAGACCTCCGATATGTAAATCTGAGATCGAAAAGCTCATAAAAGATTCAGCCTCTTCTCATCAAAACCAGGTCAAGTGTCTCAAAAGACTTCGTCAGATTGTGTCGGAGAACAAGACCAACAAGAGGTGTTTAGAGGCAGCGGGAGTACCGGAGTTCTTGGCCACCATCGTAAGCAACAACGAGTCACAAAACGTGTTTGACTCTTCGATGAGTTTGACCGACGAAGCCCTCAGCTTACTGTACCATCTCGAGACTTCAGAGACAGTCCTCAAGAACcttttaaacaaaaagaaaggtAGAGATATTGTTAGCTCGTTGATAAATATCATGCAGCGAGGGATGTACGAATCTAGAGCCTACGCAACTTTGCTTCTCAAGAACATTCTTGAAGTAGCGGAACCAATGCATATTATGAATTTGAAGCCATTGGTTTTCACTGAGGTCGTCCAGATCCTGGAAGACCGGATCTCACACAAGGCGACAAAAGCTGCTTTGCATATATTGGTGAACATATGCCCATGGGGAAGGAACAGACACAAGGCCGTGGAAGCTGGAGCGATCTATGTTATGATTGAGCTTCTCATGGACGAGAGCTTCTCATCAGATAGGAGAGGTCCAGAGATGGCGATGGTGGTTCTTGATCTGTTGTGTCAGTGTGCGGAGGGACGAGCCGAATTCTTGAACCACGGAGCAGCTATAGCAGTGGTGTGCAAGAAGATATTGAGGATTTCGCAGACGGCGAGCGATAGAGCTGTTAGGGTTTTGTTATCGGTGGGAAGGTTCTGCGCGACGCCGGCTTTGCTGCACGAGATGTTACAGTTGGGGGTCGTATCGAAGCTGTGTCTTGTGCTTCAGGTTAACTGTGGAAGCAAGACTAAAGAGAAGGCAAAGGAGTTGCTTAAGTTGCACGCTAGAGTTTGGAAGGACTCGCCTTGTCTCCCAAGAAACATGATTCTTGCGTATCCCTCGTGA